In the genome of Nonlabens sp. MB-3u-79, one region contains:
- a CDS encoding DUF3095 family protein, with the protein MLHKNSSFYSQLHLHYGALHELLLDETAFTEVPKEWNIIVTDIKNSTLAVQEGKQQLVNLAATGSIVACLNISRAKGIDIPFFFGGDGATLLVPDEILPDCLYALQLHQERCSLSFDFFLRVGHRNVSQLKKQGAQLKIARYKRNDLHIMPIILGDALQIAERSIKESEPQDAMEQMTYNLNLQGMECKWDKIKPPQKGNEVLTLIISAATVASQSELYSEVLKKIDLIYGEDRIRHPLSAGKLKMVHHLSRFKNEVKMKYKKVTSRQIAANWWLSIAGSIFAKYTRPGKNYIHDLIQLTETLLIDGSINTVITGEESQRKELLAYLDQLEGENKLKYGYYTSSSSILSCFVTALDDYHIHFLDGDNGGYTQASKVLKAKM; encoded by the coding sequence ATGTTACACAAAAACAGTTCCTTTTATTCCCAATTACATCTGCATTATGGAGCACTGCATGAGCTGCTCCTCGATGAAACTGCCTTTACAGAAGTGCCTAAGGAATGGAATATCATAGTGACTGATATAAAGAATTCTACTCTAGCTGTACAAGAAGGGAAGCAGCAATTAGTAAATCTTGCCGCGACAGGCTCAATCGTAGCCTGTTTAAATATTTCTCGTGCTAAAGGCATTGATATCCCATTCTTTTTTGGCGGTGATGGAGCTACTTTACTAGTTCCTGATGAGATCCTACCAGATTGTTTATATGCATTGCAGCTGCATCAAGAACGTTGTAGCCTCTCTTTTGATTTCTTTTTACGGGTGGGACATCGCAATGTGAGTCAATTGAAAAAACAAGGGGCACAACTTAAGATAGCAAGGTACAAGCGCAATGATCTACATATAATGCCCATTATTCTTGGTGATGCCCTGCAAATAGCAGAACGCTCTATAAAAGAAAGTGAGCCGCAAGATGCTATGGAACAAATGACTTACAATCTTAACCTCCAAGGAATGGAGTGTAAATGGGATAAAATAAAACCCCCTCAAAAGGGAAATGAAGTATTAACACTCATCATAAGTGCCGCTACGGTAGCATCACAATCTGAACTATACAGCGAGGTGTTGAAAAAAATTGATCTTATTTACGGAGAAGATAGGATAAGACACCCTTTATCTGCTGGTAAGTTAAAAATGGTACACCACCTCAGCAGATTTAAAAATGAGGTTAAAATGAAATATAAGAAGGTAACCAGTAGGCAAATAGCTGCTAACTGGTGGCTTAGTATCGCAGGAAGTATCTTTGCCAAGTATACCAGGCCAGGCAAAAATTATATCCATGATTTGATTCAACTTACGGAAACTCTACTGATAGATGGTTCTATAAACACCGTCATAACAGGAGAAGAATCTCAGCGCAAGGAATTGCTTGCTTATCTGGATCAACTAGAAGGAGAAAATAAGTTGAAATATGGTTATTACACAAGTTCGAGTAGTATTCTCTCTTGTTTTGTTACCGCTCTAGACGATTACCATATTCATTTTTTAGATGGAGATAATGGCGGTTATACGCAAGCCTCAAAAGTGTTGAAAGCAAAGATGTAG